The segment TTTTAGATTTTCTTCGATTCATCAAGGCAAGGCAACCTGCTAGCAAAAGGACTTCAGATCATCTCACTGGATTATTTGCAGACGAGCCAGAGGCGATGCAGCAGATTATGGATTGGATTGAACAAGACCGCGAACTCGATCGACAAAAAAGCCTTGAATAAATCCCTTCTCGATGCAGATATCTTCTCAGAAATCCTCCGCGCAAAAAATCCGGCAGTTATCGCGCGCGCGAATGCTTACTTTGCTAGATTTGAGTGCTATACAATCTCTGCTATGACAGTAATGGAAATTGTTCAAGGATGGCATCGTCTTCAACGAGACGATCGCATTTCTCAGTTCCTTGATACAATTGATACCGCAGAAGTTTTACCGATGACAATTGAAGTTGCTGAATTAGCAGGACGCATGTTCGGTGATTTGCAGCGGAATGGGCAACCGATTGGAGTTGCTGATACGGTAATTGCGGCGACTGCGATTGAGAACAATCTTGTTCTAGTGACAGGTAATCAAGCGCATTATCAGAGAATTCAAGCCTTGAACTATGACCTGATTATCGATAACTGGAGATAACCCAGTATCACTCTACTTATTTCTTACAAATCCAAGCATCGTAAAACTCGGTAGATTCTCGTCGATCGTAAGTCTCAGCAAAGATTTTTCTAAAGCGATCGCTAAATAGTTTCTGAAGCGGCGGATAGTAACTATAAACCTGAAACGGCAGATTCTCTTTTGGAATTAACCAGATCTGAGTTTGGCAAGTTTTCAAAGCCTGCAATGTTTTTTCGGGAGTGTTATTCAACCCAGAAGCTTGCATTTCCATCAAAGAAGCAGAATCTAGTAGATAAGGATTGCCAGCAAAAACGAGCGGTGGACGATAGCTCGAAAGCTGGTAGCTCACAGCCCCATATCCCATACCGATTGTACGATTTGGATGTGCTGCAATAAAGCGATCGAGATCCGAGATCGCTCGGTGTCCAGGAGCCGTATTCATACGCTCAACAAACTTCACTTCGGTTGAATATACAGCTAAGCTACTCGCAGCAATAAACGCGATCGCGGCACTGATTCCAAGCACAGAAATCAGTTTAGGTCGTGATGCTCTCAGTCGAAATAGATCAATGGGTAAGTAAATCAAAAGCGGTACAAATGGCAGCATATTGTTCTCTAATGCGCCACGAGTTGAGCTAATTACAGCATTGAGCACAATTCCAGCTAGTAAAGTTAAACCGTATAACCAACGCTTTGAGAACCATCTTCGATTGCAGTTCAACAAAAGCGCGATCATGCTAGGAATCGCCATAAATGCTGTCCAGAGGAGATTCTTGGGAATCTGTTCAGATTTAATTCCTTTGAGCCGCACCTGTTGTAACCACTTCCAATAGTTCGTGAGCGAGATTTGAGGTAAGAGATAAGGCACGGCTGAAATTAAAAGTGAGCTAGCAGCCGAGATCAGTACTGAGACTATCCCAAATCGCTCAAGCAATAAAACATAGATGGGAATGAAATGCAGAAAAGCAGTAACTTTGAGATTCGTACTAACTCCTAGCGCGATCGCACTACCAAAAATCGCGATCGCTTTTCCACCTCGCACGACTAAAAAGAGTCCCAACACTGAGAAAAACAGCAGGAAAGAATCAGGGCGAACCCAAAATGAAGACGTGAGCAATCCCGACGCAGAAGTTTGATTGAGAAAGCAAAGACTTGCGATCGCAGTTCCAACGATCGCAAACCATCGGTTTAATTGATGCTTAATTAATAAAAAAATCAACGTTAAACTTGAAAGACCTGCCAGACTTCCTGCCAATTTTGACGAGAAAATACTCGGCTGAAAAACACTGAGAAAAGCAGCCTGGATAATATAAGAAAAAGCACCATAGTTATTGATATATCTTCCGGCTGCATCCAACGTTGGATAAATCTGTTCTCCTCGTCGCAATAACCAAGATACAGCCGCGACATTTGCCTCAGCCGGATCCGCGTAATCTGCCCAAGTTGGATAGAAAATCACCAGCCCAATGTAGTTGAGCAGAATGACGATCGCTAAAATTAGCGCCATCCATCGAGCGATCCGATTGAAATATCGAAATACAATCCATGATGGAATCAAACCCACAAAAAATAAAATCCAAAACAGTTGAAAAATCAGTTCTATTTCTAATCTGTTGCGATTCGCAATCGCATCTATCACCGTCTCTAAAACTTGCATTCGACACGAGGACTACAGCGATTAAATCGTATTACAAATTACTTAAGATTTGACAACTTTAGTACGCATGTCTCAAGCTGAACTAAGATAGAACAATTGCTTTGTCGTAGCGTATGGATTTAGAGAAACCATTAGGGTCAGTCATTCAAGGATCTCTGAGTCAAGGACTTGAAGTTCGGCTCCATCCCGATGTCTCGGTTGAAGAAATGAGGGTGGGCAAGTTCCTTGTTGTTCAGGGAACGCGATCGCGCTTTTTCTGCATGTTGACCGACGTTTCTCTGGGTACTTCTAGCCAGCGAATTATTGCCAATCCGCCAGAACCGACAAATTTATTTCTACAAGAAGTTCTGGCTGGAAGCGGAACCTATGGCACGATCGAGCTTTCTCCGATGTTGATGTTCACACCGACCGAGAAGCCCGTTGCAAAGAAAAAATCTTCTAAACTAGCCTCGTATGAAGCAAGTTCGAGTGAAGCGATCGAACTCTTACCCGTAAAAACGATTCCTAGTCACTTTAGCCAGGTTTTTGATGCGAGTGAACGAGATTTTCGAGCAGTCTTTGGTTGGGAAGATGATCCCCATCGGCGCAATTTCGCGATCGGAGAACCGATTGATATGGAGGTTCCGATTTGTTTAGATCTCGATCGCTTTGTCGAACGCAGTAACGGCGTATTCGGAAAATCAGGAACCGGAAAATCATTCCTGACGCGATTGCTGCTTGCGGGAATTGTCCGAAAGCAAGCGGCGGTAAATTTAATCTTCGATATGCACTCAGAGTACGGCTGGGAGGCAACAAGAGAAGGCAAGCAATTTAGCACCGTCAAAGGCTTGCGGCAGCTCTTTCCAGGACAAGTGCAAATCTTTACGCTCGATCCTGATTCGACAAAGCGAAGAGGCGTTCGGGATGCTCAAGAACTCTACGTCAGCTATGACCAAATTGACGTTGAAGATTTGATGCTCGTTCGAGGCGAGCTAAACCTCTCTGAAGCTGCACTCGAAAACGCAATTATTCTCAGAAATGAGTTTGGTAAAGCTTGGATCAATCGACTCTTAACCATGAGCAATGGCGAGATTCAGGAATTCTGCGAAACCAAGATGGGAAGTAAATCTTCGATTATGGCATTGCAGCGAAAACTCAATCGTCTGGATGAATTAAAGTACATTCGCAATAGTTGCCCACATAACTATGTCGGTCAAATTCTTGAATGTATTGATGCAGGAAAGCATGTTGTGGTTGAGTTTGGTTCTCAATCGAATTTACTCTCTTACATGCTGGCAACTAACATCATTGCCAGACGAATTCACCACGCTTATGTTCGCAAAGCTGAGCAATTTCTCCAAACCAAAGACATTAACGATCGACCTCAGCAGCTTGTAATTACGATCGAAGAAGCACACCGATTCCTCGATCCTGCAACCGTCGGACAAACGATTTTTGGCACGATCGCCCGTGAGATGCGAAAGTACTTTGTCACGTTGCTAGTGGTCGATCAGCGTCCATCTGGGATTGACAATGAAGTCATGTCGCAGATTGGCACTCGAATCACAGCATTGTTGAATGATGACAAAGATATTGAGGCAATTTTTACAGGCGTTTCTGGAGGGCAAAGTCTGCGATCGGTACTTGCCAAACTGGATTCCAAACAGCAAGCTCTAATCTTAGGTCACGCAGTTCCGATGCCTGTCGTCGTTCGGACTCGTCCTTATGATGAAAATTTCTACCGTGAGATTGGCGATACAGCTTGGGAAGAAATGCCCGATGTCGAAGTCTTTCGAGCGGCAGAAGCAGCAAAAGCAGATTTAGGATTTTAACGATGACACGGAAACGATTTGTAATTGAAATGGGAATGGGAATCGATCAGCATGGGCAAGATCCAACTGTTGCAGCTTCTAGAGCCGTAAGAAATGCGATCGCTCATAACGCCCTCCCCGGAATCTGGGAAGTCGCCGGACTAAGCCATCCCAACGAAATGATCATCGAAGTTCAAATCGCAGTTCCCTATCCCGAACAAGTACGCGAAGCCGAAGTTCTAGAAGTGCTTCCATTCGGGCAAAAAAATTTGAAAGTCGAATCCGGTGGAATGATTGTGCAAGGCAGAGCGATCGAGGAATTTAACGATAAAAATGATGACATGTACATCGCTGTTGCCTCAGTCACCGTCTGGGTCGATATCTAGCTGCGAGTCACAAGCTGATTAATCTCTTCTTGCAATTGCGATCGCATTTTCTCTGCCTGTTGCACCGACTCGGCTCGGCTCAGTTCAGTTTCAGGTAATTGTCGCGATCGCACATAGTACTTTAATTGCGTTCTCATTGCCCAAACTCCCATTGATGGAAACAATACAAAG is part of the Leptolyngbya boryana PCC 6306 genome and harbors:
- a CDS encoding DUF2281 domain-containing protein, which gives rise to MTTQREQLIQEIQEASDPVIAEVLDFLRFIKARQPASKRTSDHLTGLFADEPEAMQQIMDWIEQDRELDRQKSLE
- a CDS encoding type II toxin-antitoxin system VapC family toxin produces the protein MNKSLLDADIFSEILRAKNPAVIARANAYFARFECYTISAMTVMEIVQGWHRLQRDDRISQFLDTIDTAEVLPMTIEVAELAGRMFGDLQRNGQPIGVADTVIAATAIENNLVLVTGNQAHYQRIQALNYDLIIDNWR
- a CDS encoding ArnT family glycosyltransferase; this translates as MQVLETVIDAIANRNRLEIELIFQLFWILFFVGLIPSWIVFRYFNRIARWMALILAIVILLNYIGLVIFYPTWADYADPAEANVAAVSWLLRRGEQIYPTLDAAGRYINNYGAFSYIIQAAFLSVFQPSIFSSKLAGSLAGLSSLTLIFLLIKHQLNRWFAIVGTAIASLCFLNQTSASGLLTSSFWVRPDSFLLFFSVLGLFLVVRGGKAIAIFGSAIALGVSTNLKVTAFLHFIPIYVLLLERFGIVSVLISAASSLLISAVPYLLPQISLTNYWKWLQQVRLKGIKSEQIPKNLLWTAFMAIPSMIALLLNCNRRWFSKRWLYGLTLLAGIVLNAVISSTRGALENNMLPFVPLLIYLPIDLFRLRASRPKLISVLGISAAIAFIAASSLAVYSTEVKFVERMNTAPGHRAISDLDRFIAAHPNRTIGMGYGAVSYQLSSYRPPLVFAGNPYLLDSASLMEMQASGLNNTPEKTLQALKTCQTQIWLIPKENLPFQVYSYYPPLQKLFSDRFRKIFAETYDRRESTEFYDAWICKK
- a CDS encoding helicase HerA domain-containing protein; amino-acid sequence: MDLEKPLGSVIQGSLSQGLEVRLHPDVSVEEMRVGKFLVVQGTRSRFFCMLTDVSLGTSSQRIIANPPEPTNLFLQEVLAGSGTYGTIELSPMLMFTPTEKPVAKKKSSKLASYEASSSEAIELLPVKTIPSHFSQVFDASERDFRAVFGWEDDPHRRNFAIGEPIDMEVPICLDLDRFVERSNGVFGKSGTGKSFLTRLLLAGIVRKQAAVNLIFDMHSEYGWEATREGKQFSTVKGLRQLFPGQVQIFTLDPDSTKRRGVRDAQELYVSYDQIDVEDLMLVRGELNLSEAALENAIILRNEFGKAWINRLLTMSNGEIQEFCETKMGSKSSIMALQRKLNRLDELKYIRNSCPHNYVGQILECIDAGKHVVVEFGSQSNLLSYMLATNIIARRIHHAYVRKAEQFLQTKDINDRPQQLVITIEEAHRFLDPATVGQTIFGTIAREMRKYFVTLLVVDQRPSGIDNEVMSQIGTRITALLNDDKDIEAIFTGVSGGQSLRSVLAKLDSKQQALILGHAVPMPVVVRTRPYDENFYREIGDTAWEEMPDVEVFRAAEAAKADLGF
- a CDS encoding Lin0512 family protein is translated as MTRKRFVIEMGMGIDQHGQDPTVAASRAVRNAIAHNALPGIWEVAGLSHPNEMIIEVQIAVPYPEQVREAEVLEVLPFGQKNLKVESGGMIVQGRAIEEFNDKNDDMYIAVASVTVWVDI